A genomic stretch from Helianthus annuus cultivar XRQ/B chromosome 1, HanXRQr2.0-SUNRISE, whole genome shotgun sequence includes:
- the LOC110883299 gene encoding BURP domain protein RD22, translated as MKFFLVHVCTLLSVSLVGSHAATPEVYWKSVLPNSPMPKSIKDLLYTEWNDEKSTAVGVGKGGVSVHTGKPGKRTDVGVGKGGVGVHTGKPGKGTDVGVGKGGVGVHTGKPGKRTDVGVGKGGVEVHTGHKGKPVYVGVHKGPDPFVYLYAASEDQLKDNPNIAMFFLENDLHQGKEMNLHFTKNDQKATFLPRKIADSIPFSSNKLPQIYDEFSVKTDSMEAEIMKQTLNECESTGIEDEEKYCATSLESMVDFSTTKLGKNVKAISTEVSAKESTPLQKYKIKVAKKLAANKAVVCHKQNYAYAVFYCHKTISTQAYAVSMVGGDGTKVNAVAVCHTDTAKWNPKHLAFQVLKVKPGTVPICHFLPEDHVVWVPY; from the exons ATGAAGTTCTTTCTTGTCCACGTTTGTACACTTCTCTCG GTATCACTTGTAGGAAGTCATGCAGCGACTCCTGAAGTTTACTGGAAATCTGTGTTACCAAACAGTCCTATGCCAAAATCAATCAAAGATCTTCTGTATACAG AATGGAATGATGAGAAGAGTACTGCTGTGGGGGTCGGAAAAGGTGGTGTCAGCGTTCATACTGGAAAACCAGGAAAACGAACAGATGTTGGTGTTGGGAAAGGCGGTGTCGGTGTTCACACCGGAAAACCAGGAAAAGGGACGGATGTTGGTGTCGGAAAAGGCGGTGTTGGCGTGCACACTGGAAAACCAGGGAAGCGGACCGATGTGGGAGTAGGAAAAGGCGGAGTAGAAGTGCACACTGGCCACAAGGGGAAGCCGGTTTATGTAGGTGTACATAAAGGACCTGATCCTTTTGTTTACCTATATGCCGCATCCGAGGATCAGCTCAAGGATAATCCCAATATAGCAATGTTTTTCCTAGAAAATGATTTGCACCAAGGCAAAGAAATGAACCTACATTTCACGAAAAACGACCAAAAAGCAACGTTTTTACCTCGAAAAATCGCTGATTCTATACCCTTTTCGTCGAACAAGCTTCCCCAAATCTACGACGAGTTCTCAGTTAAAACTGACTCGATGGAAGCCGAGATCATGAAGCAAACGCTTAACGAATGCGAGAGTACAGGCattgaagatgaagaaaagtATTGCGCAACTTCATTAGAATCCATGGTCGATTTTAGTACTACCAAACTTGGTAAAAATGTGAAAGCGATTTCAACAGAGGTTAGCGCTAAAGAAAGTACCCCGTTACAAAAGTACAAAATCAAAGTCGCTAAAAAGCTTGCTGCAAACAAAGCCGTGGTTTGTCACAAGCAAAACTATGCGTATGCGGTCTTTTATTGCCATAAAACCATTAGTACTCAAGCTTATGCGGTTTCTATGGTTGGTGGGGATGGAACAAAGGTGAATGCAGTGGCGGTTTGCCATACTGACACTGCAAAATGGAACCCGAAACATTTGGCGTTTCAAGTGCTTAAAGTAAAACCAGGAACTGTTCCGATTTGCCATTTCTTACCTGAAGATCATGTTGTTTGGGTTCCATACTAA